CCCAGGCGCGTGGAATGCGATTGGTATTGCCGTCAGCGGCGCGCCAGCCGTCGGAATCAACCAGGGTACCGGCGGTGAAAATGCCCCTGTCGTTGAACTCTAATTGGGTGCCTTCCAATGCGCGGGTGCGGCGAATGTCTTGCTCTGAGTTTTCATCGTAATAGCCGCCTTGGTATTTGATGGCATATTCGGTCCAGGACAAGGTGGCATCCGAACGCATAAATTGCAGGGTGCTGACCAGCGTATTGTCGCTGTTTTGCCATTGCAGGGCTGCCGCGTAACCCTGGCGGTCGCGCTCATCTTTTTTCATCAGGGCGTTGGAGCCATTTGGCATCCACACAGTGCCATCGCCCACACCGACAAACCGCTCGGCACCGGCCAATTCCGCTGCATCGTATTTTACGTAGGCGTCACTCTGGATACCGTTTGACAGGCCAGTGAGCGAGGAGTCCGCCACATTGAGCAATAAGCCAAATTCCCCGGCACTGGTGTCCCAGCGGTCGCTGTAGAGTGCCGACAGGGTTGGTGTCCATTCTTCGGCCATATCACCATAGGAGTAGTCGGCAGAGACAGCTACGATACGGCCGCTGGAATCAAATGGCTTGCGTGTACGCAGGCTGACTGTACCGCCAATCCCGCCTTCAATCATGTCGGCGGTCTGGTTTTTGTAGATATCCACTCCGCCCATCAATTCTGGCGGTACATCCTGGAAGCTCAAGCCGCGACCGGAGTTGGCGGTGAAGGAATCGCGGCCGTTAAATTCCGAGCGGGTAGCGTTCATGCCGCGAATCACTGCGGCGGAGCCTTCCACACTGAAGTGGTCCGGGTCGTTGGCTGAAGCAAAACGCTCAATGGATACACCGGGAATCCGCTGCATGGCTTCCAGCACGCTGCGGTCGGGCAGGGAGCCTATGTCATTAGCGGAAATGGAATCGACCACGGTGTTGGCATTACGCTTGATGTCCTGGGCATTTTCCAGGTTGGCGCGTACACCGGTGACAACAATCTCTTCCAGGTTTCCATTGCTATCGGTTTGTGCCATCACAGGCGCGGTCAGCGCCATGATGCACAGTGTTAGCAGTGAGCGACGAAAGGCGGGTGTGGCTGTAGTGTTGTGGTGACCTTGCTGATTGTTATGGGGGAGCATAGCTAACCTCGTGTTTTCATTATTAGGTGTTTCTGATGGATGCACCTCCGGCAAAGAGGGCATTAGGCGCCATAATCAACCTCTCTGGCACAGGCGTCGCACCAGTTTGATCGGATAGCGCAAACTGGTGATTCATATATGAAAACGGGGATAGGTATGGCAGGTGTCAGTTTGCGCAGTGGGGCAAACTGGTGCGCGGCGGCACTGGGCGGAAGCGGTGCGGGTGGGCTAATCGAACAGGTTTAGCAGGTTTGCCAGGGTCTCCTCTCCCTTGGCCAGATTTTTCTCCGGGCTCTGTTCGCCAAAGCCCTCCCACTCCACATCATCGACGGGCAGCTCATCCAGAAAACGGCTGGGGGTGGTTTCGCTCATCTCGCCAAACTGTTTGCGTTTGCCGGCGAGAGTCATAGTCAGGGTGCGCTGGGCGCGGGTAATGCCTACATAAGTGAGGCGGCGTTCTTCCTCGATATTGTTATCTTCAATACTGTTGCGATGGGGCAATAGTTCTTCTTCCATACCCACCATGAACACATGGGGGAACTCCAACCCTTTGGAGGCGTGCAGGGTCATGAGCTGCACCTGGTCGCTCAGATCTTCCTCTTCCTGACGTTCCATCATGTCGCGCAGCACCAGTTTGGCGACGGCATCTTCAATGCGCGACTCTTCGCCCTCGTCATCGTCGCTGCTGTTTTTGTCGATGGTTTTTTGCAGCGACTCGACCAGATAAAACACGTTCTCCATGCGCTTTTCGGCAGCTTTACTGCTCGCCGAGTTCTGGTGCAACCAGCCCTCGTAGTCTATGTCGTTGAGCATCTCGCGGATGGCATCCACCGGCCTGTCGCCCCCACAGTTGCGTGTCACTTGTTTGATCCAGTGCGCAAATCGCTGTAATCGCTCCAGATTTTTTTCAGGAATGCGACTTTGTAGGCCAAGTTCATCCAGCGCCGCAAATAAACTGATGTGGCGTTCACTGGCGTAACCACCCAGCGCCTCAAGGGTACTGGTGCCGATTTGGCGGCGCGGGGTGTTAATGATGCGCAAAAAGGCATTGTCGTCATCGGGGTTAACAATGAGGCGCAAATAGGCCATTACATCCTTGATTTCCGTTTTGGCAAAAAAAGATGAGCCGCCGCTGATCTTGTAGGGAATCTGGTGCTGTTGCAGCTTCATTTCCAACAGGCGCGCCTGATGGTTGCCGCGATAGAGAATGGCGAAGTCGCGAAATTTGTATTGCTTGCGCAGCCGCTGGGTGAGTATCTCCGTGGCGACACGCTCGGCTTCGGCGTCCTCATTTTTGCAGCGCAGCACCCGGATGGGATCGCCAAGGCCCATTTCACTCCACAGCGCCTTGTCAAAGTCATGGGGGTTGTTGGCGATCAAATGGTTGGCGACGCGCAGAATACGGCTGGTGGAGCGATAGTTTTGCTCCAGTTTGATTACCCGCAAGCTGGGGTAATCCTGCTTT
The nucleotide sequence above comes from Cellvibrio sp. PSBB023. Encoded proteins:
- the rep gene encoding DNA helicase Rep, translated to MTQLNPRQKEAVLYIDGPCLVLAGAGSGKTSVITRKIAYLIEQCDIPARHIAALTFTNKAAREMKERASKLVKGSASRGLTVSTFHNLGLNIIRREHKSLGFKPGFSIFDSEDARSLLKDLMMKDGDLDSDHLDLVQHQISNWKNDLIIPARALSVAQSPGEQAIALIYQRYNQALRAYNAVDFDDLILIPVELFQTNAEVLQRWQRKIRYLLVDEYQDTNSSQYLLVQLIVGNRGALTVVGDDDQSIYAWRGARPENMSLLKQDYPSLRVIKLEQNYRSTSRILRVANHLIANNPHDFDKALWSEMGLGDPIRVLRCKNEDAEAERVATEILTQRLRKQYKFRDFAILYRGNHQARLLEMKLQQHQIPYKISGGSSFFAKTEIKDVMAYLRLIVNPDDDNAFLRIINTPRRQIGTSTLEALGGYASERHISLFAALDELGLQSRIPEKNLERLQRFAHWIKQVTRNCGGDRPVDAIREMLNDIDYEGWLHQNSASSKAAEKRMENVFYLVESLQKTIDKNSSDDDEGEESRIEDAVAKLVLRDMMERQEEEDLSDQVQLMTLHASKGLEFPHVFMVGMEEELLPHRNSIEDNNIEEERRLTYVGITRAQRTLTMTLAGKRKQFGEMSETTPSRFLDELPVDDVEWEGFGEQSPEKNLAKGEETLANLLNLFD